The genome window TCTGGTCTCGTATATTTTGCCTCTCGTGTTTTTCGTAGGCACGGTCGCCGCGCAAGACTTTCTCCCGGACCTGGTAAGACGCATAAAGCCCTCAGCCGTCGCGATCGAGACGTTTGATCCGCACGGCAATACCGTTTCCCGCGGAAGCGGCTTCTTTATCGCCACGGACCGTGTTATCACTAATCGCCACGTTATCGAACGCTCGACACGAGCTGAGGTCCATCTGCTCGACGGCAAGAAATTTCCTGTCCGTGGCGTGATCGCCGTGGATGGCGAAGGTGATCTCGCACTGCTCCAGGTCGATGTACCTCGCGATCTGGCCGTGCCGCTGCCGATCGTGCGGGCCGTCCCGCAGGAAGGTGAGTCCATCGTCGTTATAGGCAATCCATTCGGCCTTGAAGGTTCGGTCTCTAACGGTATCGTCTCAGCGGTCCGCGAAATATCGGGTTATGGCAAGATCATCCAGATCACGGCATCGATCTCGCCCGGGTCATCCGGCTCGCCGGTAGTAAATATGGGCGGCCAGGTGATCGGCGTGGCATCGCTGCAGGCCGCCGAGGGGCAGAACCTTAACTTTGCCGTGCCTGCTGAGCGAATCCTTCAGCTTCGCATCAGCGATGTGCAGAGTTTTTCTTCGTTAGCCGCCGAGACACAGAAAAACAAGCGCTCCGCGGCCGAACGGCTTTACTCGCAGGGCCTCGCCCAATTATCTCGCGATGACTACAATCGGGCAGCCGGCTATTTTGAAAAGGCGGTCGAGATCGATCCAAATTATGCAGAGGCTTGGTATCAGGCGGGCTACTGCTATGGTGTCCTTGGCCGCCATCAGGACTCGCTGCGGGCCACAAAACAAGCCGCGAAGCTTCGCCCCGAGTGGGCCGAGGCACACATGAATATCGGGGCATCAAGTTATGCCCTCGGGCAATTCAAGGAGGCTGCTGACGCCTATAGGCAAGCCGTCAGACTCGACGAGAGCAACGCCGAAACACAGTACGCATTGGGCATGACACTCGGCAAGCTCAATCGCACGGACGAAGAGATACTCGCCTATCGGCGGGCGATCGCACTGCGGCCCGATCATGCAAATTCCATAGAGAAGCTCGGCTTAGCACTCTTCAAACAGCGTCGCTATGCCGAGTCCGTGGCCTATTTTGAACAGCTGAAAGCCTACCGGCCGGACGCCAAGACCTACAACGCTCTGGGCGAGAGTAACTTCGAGGCCGGCAAGGTCGATGAGAGTGTCGAGGCATTCAATAATGCCCTCAGCTACAACCCCGACCTTGAGAAAGCCCGCTACAACCTCGGACGTGCGTATCTTAAGCTCGGCAACCGCGAGATGGCCCAGGTCCAATACGAAATACTGCGAAACTCGCGTTCCGAGTGGGCCGACCGCCTGCTGGTCCTCATCAATCCTTAGATGGAACTAACCTTTGCAATTACAGGAGCATCCGGCAGCATCTATGCTCATCGAACGCTGCAGTTGCTTGCCGCCAGCGGAGTTGTCGAAACTATCAACCTCATTCTATCTTCGACTGCCGCTACAGTTGCCCAGGTCGAGATGGGCATAAACCTGAAGGACGCCAATGCCGAGCGGATCAACGAATGGCTCGGGCTCGACCGGGATTCGAAACTGATCAGGCTATGGCGGCTCGATAATCTCGCCGCGAAGCCATCGTCCGGTTCAAACAGGCAGGCAGGCATGATGATCGTCCCGTGCTCGATGGGCACACTTGGAGCTATTGCGTCGGGCGCGGGCACAAACCTGATCCACAGGGCGGCGGACGTGTGCCTAAAGGAGGGCCGCAAACTCCTCGTCGTGCCGCGTGAGACACCGTATAATGCCATCCATCTTGAAAACATGCTCCGGTTAAGCCATGCCGGTGCCTGCATTTTGCCGGCCAGCCCTGGCTTTTATCACCGACCGCACACGATCGACGAACTGGTTGAGCATTTATGCTTCCGCATCCTTGACCAGTTCGATATTCCACACTCCAAGAAACTGCAATGGACCGGTGAAGAGGTGAAATGACCGATACCGTCGAACGCTTCTCGAACCGCGTCGAGAATTACGTCAAGTACCGGCCCGGATACCCGAGGGAGATACTCGCCTACCTTGCTGAGAAAGCGGGCCTTACGTCCGAGTCGGTCATCGCGGATGTAGGCTGCGGCACGGGCATCTCGGCCCGGCTCTTTCTCTCGAATGGCAGCACCGTCTACGGTATCGAGCCAAACGCCGCGATGCGTGCGGCTGCAATGCAACAGCTAGGCGATTTCGCGGCGTTTAGTCTGATAGACGGCACAGCGGATGCGACCAAACTGGCTGATGCATCGGTCGATCTCGTCGTGGCAGCACAGGCTTTCCATTGGTTCGATCCTGAGCCGACGCGACGAGAATGGTTGAGGATATTGCGGCCGGGCGGCCGGATCGTCCTGATCTGGAACGAACGTCAACTTGATACGACACCGTTCCTGATCGAATACGAGGCGTTCCTACTCAAATACGCGACCGATTATTCAAAGGTCCGCCATGAGAATGTCGATGCGCTGCGGCTTAACGAATTTTTCGACGGTGAATATCTCGCGGCTACTTTCGCAAACATTCAGGTCTTCGATCTCGAAGGCCTAAGGGGCCGAATGCTGTCGTCATCATACATGCCGGCCGAGGATGACGAGGCATTTTCGGCGATGAATGCAGAATTGCGGTCTTTGTTTGCCAAACACGCTGAAAACGGTAGAATAAATCTTCTTTACGACACGAATGTGTTCGTTTCGGCGACCTGAAGTATGACCACAACCGACGCTCCCGCCATCCGCACAATTACCGTTGCGCATTCGCCCGATTCGGACGATGCGTTTATGTTCTATGGGCTGGCGACGGGCAAGCTAGCGACAGACGGACTCAAATTCGAGCACACGCTAAAGGACATTCAATCACTGAATCACGATGCTCGAAACGGCGTCTTTGACGTAACGGCGATCTCATTCCACGCCTATGCTTACGTTGCCGACAAGTATGCCCTGCTGCCGCACGGGGCCTCGATAGGCGATAAATACGGGCCGATTGTAGTCTCGAAAGAGCCGCGAGATGCCGGCGAGATCGGCCAGATGAAGATCGCCGTGCCGGGCGAATTGACCAGCGCATATCTCGCGTTGCGGATCTATAACAAGGATTTTCAGCACATCGTAGTGCCGTTTGACGAGATCATCGACGCGGTGCAGAGCGGGATCGTCGACGCAGGCCTGCTTATCCACGAAGGCCAGCTATTCTATAACCAGCTAGGCCTCGACAAGGTGCTCGATCTCGGGGAATGGTGGCACGATAAGACGGGCCTGCCGCTGCCTATGGGCGGCAACGTGATCCGCCGCGATCTGGGCAAAGACCTGATGCAGCAGGTCTCAAAACATCTGCTAAACTCGATCCAGTACTCGATGGACAATCGCGAGGACGCGCTCGCCTATGCGATGCAGTTCGCCCGCGACATGCAGCCCGAACTCGCCGACCGCTTCGTCGCGATGTGGGTCAACGACCTCACACTCGACTACGGGATGCGTGGCCGCAAAGCCGTCAAACGCCTCCTCGACGAAGGCCACAAAGCCGGTATCATCCCCCACAAAGTCAAGGTCGAATTCGCGGATTAGCGGCCGTTCTGTATCGACAAACACACCGTTTGTATCGACAAAACTAGTCGGTTGTATCGACAATTTTCCCTGCCGGGCGGGCGAAATGGCCGTTACCGTGCGCGACGATGCTTTGGCCGGTACGATGGTGAATCGCCATTTTTGTCAGGTGGAACCACACCGAAAAAAGGGGATGGTGTCTTAGTTCGGGCTTATTCGTGCATTCGTGGCTTATCTTCCGGATGTGCAATTAGACACGAATGCACGAATCAAGACATTATGCAGCGAGTTGCAGACTTGACACGTTGGGCGTTATGTGATATTCTCCTTTGAGAATTGGAGAGCATAAAATGATAAGTTCGGAATGGAACTGGGTCGAATTTACCGAGGCGCCTGTCCGCGAATCCAGCCGCGACAAGATATATGCGTCGCTGAACGAGCGCGGCAATTTTCTGCTTAACCGAAAGGGCTACGATGAGTTGGAGCGGCCCGCGGCCGTTGTCCTGCTTATTGACGTGCAGCGGAGCGCAATCGGCATCCGCCCGGCCGCGCCTGGGGCGGTAAATGCTATCAAGGTGCGAAAAAAAGGAATAGCCGACAACTGGCTCGTCCACGCCTGGCGGTTTGTGCGAAAGCACGACATCCGTATTAAGGGCACCGTCAAATTCCCCACCGCCCGCATCGAACACGGCGT of Chloracidobacterium sp. contains these proteins:
- a CDS encoding ABC transporter substrate-binding protein: MTTTDAPAIRTITVAHSPDSDDAFMFYGLATGKLATDGLKFEHTLKDIQSLNHDARNGVFDVTAISFHAYAYVADKYALLPHGASIGDKYGPIVVSKEPRDAGEIGQMKIAVPGELTSAYLALRIYNKDFQHIVVPFDEIIDAVQSGIVDAGLLIHEGQLFYNQLGLDKVLDLGEWWHDKTGLPLPMGGNVIRRDLGKDLMQQVSKHLLNSIQYSMDNREDALAYAMQFARDMQPELADRFVAMWVNDLTLDYGMRGRKAVKRLLDEGHKAGIIPHKVKVEFAD
- a CDS encoding UbiX family flavin prenyltransferase, producing the protein MELTFAITGASGSIYAHRTLQLLAASGVVETINLILSSTAATVAQVEMGINLKDANAERINEWLGLDRDSKLIRLWRLDNLAAKPSSGSNRQAGMMIVPCSMGTLGAIASGAGTNLIHRAADVCLKEGRKLLVVPRETPYNAIHLENMLRLSHAGACILPASPGFYHRPHTIDELVEHLCFRILDQFDIPHSKKLQWTGEEVK
- a CDS encoding tetratricopeptide repeat protein; amino-acid sequence: MFFVGTVAAQDFLPDLVRRIKPSAVAIETFDPHGNTVSRGSGFFIATDRVITNRHVIERSTRAEVHLLDGKKFPVRGVIAVDGEGDLALLQVDVPRDLAVPLPIVRAVPQEGESIVVIGNPFGLEGSVSNGIVSAVREISGYGKIIQITASISPGSSGSPVVNMGGQVIGVASLQAAEGQNLNFAVPAERILQLRISDVQSFSSLAAETQKNKRSAAERLYSQGLAQLSRDDYNRAAGYFEKAVEIDPNYAEAWYQAGYCYGVLGRHQDSLRATKQAAKLRPEWAEAHMNIGASSYALGQFKEAADAYRQAVRLDESNAETQYALGMTLGKLNRTDEEILAYRRAIALRPDHANSIEKLGLALFKQRRYAESVAYFEQLKAYRPDAKTYNALGESNFEAGKVDESVEAFNNALSYNPDLEKARYNLGRAYLKLGNREMAQVQYEILRNSRSEWADRLLVLINP
- a CDS encoding class I SAM-dependent methyltransferase, giving the protein MTDTVERFSNRVENYVKYRPGYPREILAYLAEKAGLTSESVIADVGCGTGISARLFLSNGSTVYGIEPNAAMRAAAMQQLGDFAAFSLIDGTADATKLADASVDLVVAAQAFHWFDPEPTRREWLRILRPGGRIVLIWNERQLDTTPFLIEYEAFLLKYATDYSKVRHENVDALRLNEFFDGEYLAATFANIQVFDLEGLRGRMLSSSYMPAEDDEAFSAMNAELRSLFAKHAENGRINLLYDTNVFVSAT